A genome region from Carcharodon carcharias isolate sCarCar2 chromosome 17, sCarCar2.pri, whole genome shotgun sequence includes the following:
- the LOC121290133 gene encoding heparan sulfate glucosamine 3-O-sulfotransferase 1-like, whose amino-acid sequence MACLVVGALLLVAQTDRVHSGSSQQREGTLLQSLRYRGGVEGNETEHNSPQSPSSITNQMIPQTIIIGVRKGGTRALLEMLDIHPDIVVAATEVHFFDWDENYAKGLEWYRKLMPFSYPHQTTIEKTPGYFTSIKAPERIHDMNSSTKLLLILRDPTERVISDYTQVYYNRLENHKPVQPIEEMVIKNGALNTKYKAIQRSLYDIHMNNWLRYFPLDQIHIVDGGTLISNPLKELQKVEKFLNVPARIMTSNFYFNQTKGFYCLRSDGKERCLHESKGRPHPIVNSTVLKELHAYFREHNERFFSMVKQSFNWH is encoded by the coding sequence ATGGCCTGCTTAGTGGTGGGGGCTCTCCTTTTGGTAGCCCAAACAGATAGGGTGCACTCAGGAAGTTCTCAGCAAAGAGAAGGAACATTGCTTCAGTCGTTGAGATACCGTGGTGGAGTAGAAGGCAATGAAACAGAACATAACTCACCACAGTCACCGTCTTCCATTACCAACCAAATGATTCCACAGACTATCATTATTGGTGTGCGAAAGGGAGGGACCAGGGCTCTGTTGGAGATGTTGGACATTCACCCTGATATCGTGGTTGCTGCCACTGAAGTCCACTTCTTTGACTGGGATGAGAACTATGCAAAAGGCTTAGAATGGTACAGGAAGCTGATGCCTTTCTCTTATCCACACCAAACCACGATTGAGAAAACCCCAGGCTATTTCACTTCTATTAAGGCGCCAGAAAGGATCCACGATATGAACAGTTCTACTAAATTACTGTTAATTCTGAGAGATcctacagagagagtgatatcaGACTACACCCAGGTATATTACAAccgattggaaaaccacaaaccTGTCCAACCCATTGAAGAAATGGTCATTAAAAATGGAGCCTTAAATACTAAATACAAAGCCATTCAGAGAAGTCTGTATGACATTCACATGAATAACTGGCTAAGGTACTTTCCACTGGACCAAATACATATTGTTGATGGTGGCACTCTTATAAGTAACCCTCTCAAAGAATTACAGAAAGTAGAAAAATTTCTTAACGTTCCTGCTAGGATAATGACATCAAATTTCTATTTTAATCAAACCAAGGGTTTCTATTGTCTTCGAAGTGATGGCAAAGAAAGATGTTTACACGAATCTAAGGGCCGCCCCCATCCAATTGTGAATAGTACTGTCCTGAAGGAGCTACATGCTTACTTTAGAGAACACAATGAAAGATTTTTCAGCATGGTCAAACAATCCTTTAACTGGCACTAA